The Flavobacterium praedii genome window below encodes:
- a CDS encoding Gfo/Idh/MocA family protein produces MSENTKIIRWGIIGCGNVTELKSGPAYQKTNGFSIEAVMRRDAQKAADYAKRHGIKKYYTDADDLINDPEVDAIYIATPPDTHKFYGVKVAEAGKPCCIEKPLAPNFQDCLSITEAFEAKNIPLFIAYYRRTLPRFEQIKKWIDTKTIGDVRHIRWHLSKPTTDQDRSGEYNWRTDKTIATGGYFDDLASHGLDLFIHYFGTIKEVSGISLNQQGLYTSKDVATANWLHESGITGSGSWNFGTFEREDIVEIYGSKGKITFSVFENTPIILKTEEGESTHIIEHPENIQLYHVEQMREHLLGNSEHPSSGATATHTSWVMDQIIGN; encoded by the coding sequence ATGAGTGAAAATACAAAAATAATCCGCTGGGGAATTATTGGTTGCGGAAATGTGACCGAATTAAAAAGTGGGCCAGCCTATCAAAAAACAAATGGTTTCAGTATTGAAGCTGTGATGCGCAGAGATGCTCAAAAAGCCGCTGATTATGCCAAAAGACATGGAATAAAGAAATATTACACGGATGCCGATGATCTAATAAATGATCCTGAAGTTGATGCTATCTATATTGCCACACCGCCAGATACCCATAAATTTTATGGAGTGAAAGTAGCTGAGGCTGGAAAACCATGCTGTATCGAAAAACCTTTGGCTCCCAATTTCCAAGATTGTTTGAGTATCACCGAAGCTTTTGAAGCCAAAAACATTCCATTATTTATTGCCTATTATAGACGAACGTTACCCCGATTCGAACAAATAAAGAAATGGATCGATACGAAAACCATTGGAGATGTGAGACACATTCGCTGGCATTTGAGCAAACCTACAACCGATCAAGATCGTTCTGGAGAATACAACTGGAGAACCGATAAAACAATTGCAACGGGCGGTTATTTTGACGATTTAGCGAGTCACGGGTTGGATTTGTTCATCCATTATTTTGGAACCATAAAAGAAGTTTCCGGAATTAGTCTCAATCAACAAGGGTTGTACACTTCCAAAGATGTGGCCACTGCCAATTGGCTTCACGAGTCTGGAATTACCGGTAGTGGAAGTTGGAATTTCGGCACTTTTGAAAGGGAAGATATAGTCGAAATTTACGGAAGTAAAGGCAAAATCACCTTTTCGGTTTTTGAAAACACCCCAATAATTCTTAAAACCGAAGAAGGCGAATCAACCCACATCATAGAACATCCTGAAAACATTCAGTTGTATCATGTAGAACAAATGCGGGAACATCTTTTGGGGAATTCTGAACATCCGTCCAGTGGAGCTACAGCAACCCATACCAGTTGGGTTATGGATCAAATTATTGGAAATTGA
- a CDS encoding glycoside hydrolase family 95 protein: MKSNLLKKLFLVFFFSTFYGKVVAQSSHILSYNQPAEFFEESLVLGNGKMGATVFGGVNSDKIYLNDITLWSGEPVNANMNPDAYKNVPAIREALKKEDYKLAEELNKRIQGKNSESYAPLGTMEINNHHSGKVENYHRELDISKAISKVSYEVDGVKFTREYFVSAPDQIMAIKLTSSQKGTLSFDVNSSSLLQFKTEVKDNVLTMNGVAPIHENPGYQVVPSFLLEKDRGTRFTTLIKIKNTDGIIVSSNNNSGLKNGTEAIIYVAIATSFNDFDKNPATEGLNDKAIASTNLNKAFAKSFDKLWQTHIADYQKFYNRVTINLGKTTAPDLPTDERLLRYSEGKEDKNLEILYFNYGRYLLISSSRTLGVPANLQGLWNPYLNAPWSCNYTMNINLEENYWLTENTNLSEMHLPLLSFIKNLSVTGKITAKTFYGIDKGWAAAHNSDIWAMTNPVGQFGKEDPMWACWPLAGAWLSTHIWEHYVFTQDKEYLKKEGYPLMKGAAEFCQGWLVTDKNGNLITGPSTSPENQYITPDGFVGATMYGGTADLAMIRECFDKTIRAAKILNIDAEFRVELEKDLANLHPYQVGKKGNLQEWYFDWEDKDPKHRHQSQLFGLFPGDHITPEKTPDLAKASRQTLEIKGDETTGWSKGWRINLWARLWDGNRAYKMFRELLRYVDPDGKKTETPRRGGGTYPNLFDAHPPFQIDGNFGGAAAVAEMLVQSDENEIRLLPALPDAWESGTVKGICARGGFEISMEWNGKRLKKVSVFSKKGGKTTLISGEKKQDVTLKKGQQLEIVW, from the coding sequence ATGAAATCAAATCTTTTAAAAAAACTGTTTCTAGTTTTCTTCTTTTCTACTTTCTACGGAAAAGTGGTTGCGCAATCCAGCCATATTCTGTCGTACAACCAACCAGCTGAGTTTTTTGAGGAAAGTTTGGTTCTAGGAAACGGAAAAATGGGAGCAACTGTTTTCGGAGGGGTCAATTCGGATAAAATTTATCTGAATGATATCACGCTTTGGTCCGGAGAACCCGTTAATGCGAATATGAATCCAGATGCTTACAAGAACGTACCCGCCATTCGCGAAGCATTAAAAAAGGAAGACTACAAACTGGCTGAGGAGTTGAATAAAAGAATTCAAGGCAAAAATTCCGAATCGTACGCACCACTAGGGACGATGGAAATCAATAACCATCATTCCGGAAAAGTTGAAAATTACCACAGAGAATTAGATATTTCGAAGGCAATTTCCAAAGTGAGTTATGAAGTTGACGGAGTGAAATTTACCCGAGAATATTTTGTTTCGGCACCAGACCAAATTATGGCCATCAAATTGACGAGTAGCCAAAAAGGAACTTTGAGTTTTGATGTCAATTCCAGTAGTTTGTTGCAATTCAAAACAGAAGTAAAAGACAATGTCCTTACCATGAACGGTGTTGCACCAATTCATGAAAATCCGGGGTATCAAGTTGTACCTTCTTTTCTTTTGGAAAAAGACAGAGGAACTCGGTTCACCACTTTGATAAAAATCAAAAATACGGATGGTATAATTGTAAGTTCAAACAATAATTCAGGATTAAAAAACGGAACGGAAGCCATAATTTACGTTGCAATCGCAACCAGTTTTAATGATTTTGACAAAAATCCTGCTACTGAAGGTTTGAATGATAAAGCCATTGCATCAACCAATTTAAACAAGGCATTTGCAAAATCATTCGATAAATTGTGGCAAACTCACATTGCCGATTATCAAAAATTCTACAATCGAGTAACTATAAATTTAGGAAAAACCACAGCACCTGATTTACCAACAGACGAACGTTTACTAAGATATTCTGAAGGAAAAGAAGATAAAAATCTGGAAATTCTATATTTTAATTATGGGCGTTATTTATTAATTAGCTCTTCCAGAACGCTAGGAGTTCCAGCCAATTTGCAAGGACTTTGGAACCCCTACTTAAATGCGCCTTGGAGTTGTAATTACACGATGAACATCAATCTGGAAGAGAATTATTGGCTGACGGAAAACACAAATCTTTCCGAAATGCATTTGCCACTTTTGAGTTTTATAAAAAACCTATCGGTTACTGGGAAAATAACCGCGAAGACTTTTTATGGAATTGATAAAGGTTGGGCCGCAGCACACAATTCTGATATTTGGGCGATGACCAATCCTGTTGGACAATTTGGAAAAGAAGACCCAATGTGGGCATGCTGGCCATTGGCCGGTGCTTGGTTGAGTACACACATTTGGGAACATTATGTTTTTACCCAAGATAAAGAATACTTAAAAAAAGAAGGATATCCATTGATGAAAGGGGCAGCTGAATTTTGCCAGGGTTGGCTAGTAACAGATAAAAATGGAAATTTAATTACGGGTCCTTCAACTTCACCCGAAAATCAATATATAACACCCGATGGTTTTGTTGGTGCAACCATGTATGGCGGTACGGCCGATTTGGCGATGATTCGGGAATGTTTTGACAAAACAATTCGAGCCGCTAAAATTTTAAATATTGATGCCGAATTTAGAGTGGAACTTGAAAAAGATTTGGCTAATTTACATCCGTATCAAGTTGGTAAAAAAGGAAACTTGCAGGAATGGTATTTTGATTGGGAAGATAAAGATCCCAAACACCGCCATCAATCGCAGTTGTTCGGACTTTTTCCTGGAGATCATATCACACCAGAAAAAACACCTGATTTAGCCAAAGCTTCGAGACAAACTTTAGAAATAAAAGGAGACGAAACAACGGGTTGGTCAAAAGGCTGGCGTATTAATCTTTGGGCCAGACTTTGGGACGGTAATAGGGCTTACAAAATGTTTCGGGAACTGCTTCGATATGTTGATCCCGACGGAAAGAAAACGGAAACACCAAGAAGAGGAGGAGGGACGTATCCTAATTTATTCGATGCACATCCGCCGTTTCAAATTGACGGGAATTTTGGTGGAGCTGCCGCTGTTGCTGAAATGCTGGTTCAGTCTGATGAAAATGAAATCAGATTACTGCCCGCTTTGCCCGATGCTTGGGAAAGCGGAACCGTAAAAGGCATCTGTGCCAGAGGTGGATTTGAAATTTCGATGGAATGGAATGGTAAAAGGCTGAAGAAAGTTTCGGTATTTTCTAAAAAAGGAGGTAAGACAACCTTAATTAGTGGAGAGAAAAAGCAAGATGTAACTTTAAAAAAAGGACAGCAATTAGAAATAGTTTGGTAA